One stretch of Pyrenophora tritici-repentis strain M4 chromosome 4, whole genome shotgun sequence DNA includes these proteins:
- a CDS encoding ADP/ATP carrier protein — protein MSQDKSAFGMPGFVVDFLMGGVSAAVSKTAAAPIERVKLLIQNQDEMLKSGRLDRKYDGIVECFSRTAKNEGVLSLWRGNTANVIRYFPTQALNFAFRDTYKSMFAYKKERDGYAKWMAGNLASGGAAGATSLLFVYSLDYARTRLANDAKSAKKGGERQFNGLVDVYKKTLATDGIGGLYRGFMPSVAGIVVYRGLYFGMYDSIKPVLLTGTLEGNFLASFALGWAVTTGAGIASYPLDTIRRRMMMTSGEAVKYKGTMDAARQIVAAEGIKSLFKGAGANILRGVAGAGVLSIYDQAQLILFGKKYKGGSG, from the exons ATGTCGCAAGACAAATCGGCCTTCGGAATGCCC GGCTTCGTGGTGGACTTCTTGA TGGGTGGTGTTTCCGCCGCCGTCTCGAAGACCGCTGCTGCCCCTATCGAGCGTGTCAAGCTCCTCATCCAGAACCAG GATGAGATGCTCAAGTCCGGCCGTCTCGACAGGAAGTACGACGGTATCGTTGAGTGCTTCAGCCGTACCGCAAAGAACGAGGGTGTCCTCTCCCTCTGGCGTGGTAACACTGCCAACGTCATCCGTTACTTCCCTACCCAGGCGCTCAACTTCGCTTTCCGCGACACCTACAAGTCCATGTTCGCCTACAAGAAGGAGCGTGATGGTTATGCCAAGTGGATGGCGGGTAACCTTGCCTCCGGTGGT GCCGCCGGTGCCACTTCGCTCCTCTTCGTCTACTCCCTTGACTACGCCCGTACCCGTCTCGCCAACGACGCCAAGTCGGCCAAGAAGGGTGGTGAGCGCCAGTTCAACGGTCTTGTAGACGTTTACAAGAAGACCCTCGCCACCGACGGTATCGGTGGTCTCTACCGTGGTTTCATGCCCTCCGTTGCTGGTATCGTCGTCTACCGTGGTCTGTACTTCGGTATGTACGACTCGATCAAGCCCGTCCTCCTCACCGGTACCCTCGAGGGTAACTTCTTGGCCTCTTTCGCTCTTGGTTGGGCCGTCACCACCGGTGCCGGTATCGCCTCTTACCCTCTCGACACTATCCGTCGTCGTATGATGATGACCTCCGGTGAGGCCGTCAAGTACAAGGGTACCATGGATGCTGCCCGCCAGATTGTCGCCGCCGAGGGTATCAAGTCTCTCTTCAAGGGTGCTGGTGCCAACATTCTCCGTGGTGTTGCCGGTGCCGGTGTCTTGTCCATCTACGACCAGGCCCAGCTCATCCTCTTCGGCAAGAAGTACAAGGGTGGATCCGGTTAA
- a CDS encoding Atrophin-1 multi-domain protein, whose translation MPPIPIHKNAPIAPTTAAKADGVTPSTASSNDNGTSDPPPTPTSSAYVPATTTQSSSSSPPAPQPGARPIAPTQAAGAGYGGGGYDGTPAAPQPGPTATVITTETRQVVPPPPQFSHPPPSDSMLAGRSTTTATAPSKPGPTTLNYGPVASPFQSADSGNAVAQPTGTSLEHPPGYVQAPDNAPYTAGGGLDRPSGAGEGAEGEGVGAQAWQMLSKAGEALKKGEESVWRAVKNKNGGGF comes from the coding sequence ATGCCGCCAATCCCCATTCACAAAAACGCGCCGATAGCACCCACAACGGCTGCCAAAGCAGACGGCGTCACACCCTCAACCGCCTCGTCAAACGACAACGGCACCTCAGACCCACCCCCAACTCCCACGTCATCCGCCTACGTTCCAGCTACAACGACGCAatcctcttcatcttcacCTCCCGCACCCCAACCCGGCGCACGCCCTATAGCCCCCACCCAGGCAGCAGGTGCAGGATACGGAGGAGGAGGCTATGATGGCACACCCGCAGCACCACAACCAGGTCCCACAGCGACGGTGATAACGACAGAGACACGGCAAGTAGTTCCACCACCACCTCAGTTTAGTCACCCGCCTCCAAGCGACTCTATGCTTGCAGGTCGCTCAACTACAACGGCTACTGCGCCTTCTAAACCGGGTCCTACGACGCTCAACTATGGGCCTGTGGCTTCTCCTTTTCAGTCGGCCGACTCGGGAAATGCAGTGGCGCAGCCTACAGGAACCAGTTTGGAACATCCACCGGGTTACGTTCAAGCACCGGATAATGCACCATATACTGCTGGGGGAGGGCTTGATCGACCGAGTGGTGCGGGTGAGGGTGCTGAAGGCGAAGGTGTAGGAGCACAGGCATGGCAGATGTTGAGCAAGGCTGGCGAGGCGCTGAAGAAGGGCGAGGAGAGCGTATGGAGGGCAGTCAAGAACAAAAATGGTGGTGGCTTCTAA